In Electrophorus electricus isolate fEleEle1 chromosome 18, fEleEle1.pri, whole genome shotgun sequence, one genomic interval encodes:
- the smg7 gene encoding protein SMG7 isoform X2 — protein sequence MNLCAQYLRQAETLKADMTDSKLGAAEVWTSRQALQDLYQKMLVTDLEYALDKKVEQDLWNHAFKNQITTLQSQAKNRANPNRSEVQANLSLFLEAASGFYTQLLQELCTVFNVDLPCRVKSSQLGIISNKQSSTSAIVKPQPSSCSYICQHCLVHLGDIARYRNQTSQAESYYRHAAQLVPSNGQPYNQLAILASSKGDHLTTIFYYCRSIAVKFPFPAASTNLQKALSKALESRDEIKTKWTVSDFIKAFIKFHGHVYLSKSLEKLSALREKLEEQFQRLILQKAFSSQQLVHITVINLFELHHLRDFSNEPDGQSISSDEQISWLQLLGLFMSFLGGMCSRALLNKNQEETRGECPLPAIKVSLDWLRLRPGVFTESAVDQRQYIWPWLVSVLNSFQPKEEDVSNPSATPLPEEFELQGFLALRPALRLLDFSMGHQGIVVGKESLTVLARHQRLINLGKWVADNQPGLIQCRFSDGLIVFLTDIPELVVEEPQEKDPAVLQESSNGEQNPHEGSLGLKSVLSMGKSQNSSMDAGERPVVTFKENIKPREQSREHSRGQPQRDGGKERAGFGKGTGAPAKSEPKKEGKRKSEAKKNCHEKAADAGKQVKTQSEMRKTPVSEARKTPVTQTQTTCSSQFIPIHHPGAFPPLPSRPGFPPPAYVIPPPVAFSMNPGFTFPAGVSVPTPFLQPASHPQSASQVQSGKPSHIPYSQQRPSGPGALTQGPAQTPPQAPPQQTQPPPTQPSKQNLQQTVQLQVQQSPTKQSSQLGKSPPHLSGLQQTYMPVSEPAGQMWSQHHAPPSMPKMPMPVKQPFFMSGPDHMKLFDHSMPTAVPMQAPQATMDKKLNFPEVKMQDFYWEAPYRMGEGRGGMNERMAKHQPAVFCPDQETTPRGPPYELSNQSRLDSEVMGQPSLHHRSVFPVQDSAYQNNSIFSEAYGKNMAPAAKPDVPMMHQEPSLYSLFEGTPWSPSLPATSDHSTPASQSPHSSNPSSLPSSPPTHSHGTLPFSNFGPIGTPDSRERRAADRWKPEKTGVSGFGLDYLPTGPTSSAPETSSWNQGPAPNSWAVQDIPMEDASSVLLDSFKSIWSSSMMQPGPSALEQLLMQQKQKQQRGHRAMNPPH from the exons ATGAACCTCTGCGCTCAGTATTTACG GCAGGCGGAGACCCTGAAGGCTGATATGACAG ATTCTAAGCTAGGTGCTGCAGAGGTCTGGACATCACGACAGGCTCTTCAGGACCTGTACCAGAAAATGCTGGTGACAGACCTGGAGTATGCTTTGGACAAGAAAGTTGAACAAGACct CTGGAAccatgcttttaaaaatcagatAACAACACTACAGAGCCAGGCCAAGAACAGGGCTAACCCCAACCGAAGTGAAGTCCAGGCTaacctctctctgttcctcgAGGCAGCCAGTGGATTCTACACTCAG TTACTGCAAGAGCTGTGTACAGTGTTCAATGTGGATTTGCCTTGTCGTGTGAAGTCATCTCAGCTTGGCATCATTAGCAATAAACAGAGCAGCACCAGTGCCATAGTCAAGCCCCAGCCCAGTTCATGCTCCTATATCTGCCAGCACTGTCTTGTCCACCTGGGGGACATTG CACGTTATCGCAACCAGACCAGCCAAGCGGAGTCTTATTACAGGCATGCAGCTCAGCTCGTCCCCTCAAACG GTCAACCCTACAACCAGCTGGCCATCTTGGCCTCCTCCAAAGGAGACCATCTCACCACAATCTTCTACTACTGCAGAAGCATCGCTGTCAAGTTTCCTTTTCCAGCTGCCTCCACTAACCTACAGAAAGCTCTCTCCAAGGCCCTTGAGAG CCGTGATGAGATCAAAACGAAATGGACCGTGTCGGATTTCATTAAGGCCTTCATCAAGTTCCATGGTCATGTTTACCTCAGCAAAAGCCTGGAGAAGCTGAGCGCCCTGCGTgagaagctggaggagcagTTTCAG AGGCTGATTCTGCAAAAAGCCTTCAGCTCTCAACAGCTGGTCCACATCACAGTCATCAACCTGTTTGAGCTCCACCATCTTCGGGATTTCAGCAACGAGCCTGATGGCCAGAGCATCAGCTCAGACGAGCAGATCAGTTGGCTGCAGCTCCTTGGTCTCTTCA TGTCCTTCCTGGGTGGGATGTGTAGCCGAGCCTTACTGAATAAGAACCAAGAGGAGACCAGGGGGGAGTGTCCCCTCCCTGCCATCAAAGTGTCCCTGGACTGGCTGAGGTTACGACCTGGGGTCTTCACCGAGAGCGCTGTTGACCAGAGACAGTA TATTTGGCCGTGGCTGGTGTCCGTTCTAAACAGCTTCCAGCCCAAGGAGGAAGATGTGTCAAATCCATCAG CGACTCCACTCCCAGAAGAGTTTGAGCTCCAGGGCTTTCTGGCACTCCGGCCAGCCTTGAG GTTGCTGGACTTTTCCATGGGTCACCAGGGCATTGTGGTGGGCAAGGAAAGCCTCACTGTCCTCGCTCGTCACCAGAGGCTGATCAACTTGGGCAAGTGGGTGGCAGACAACCAGCCTGG TCTCATCCAGTGTCGCTTCAGTGACGGCCTGATCGTCTTCCTCACCGACATCCCTGAGCTGGTGGTGGAGGAGCCGCAAGAGAAGGACCCCGCCGTGCTGCAAGAGTCGTCCAATGGTGAGCAGAACCCCCACGAGGGCTCTCTGGGCCTTAAGTCCGTGCTTTCCATGGGGAAGAGCCAGAACAGCAGCATGGATGCGGGCGAGAGGCCCGTGGTCACCTTTAAGGAGAACATCAAGCCCCGCGAACAAAGCCGAGAACACAGCCGCGGCCAGCCTCAGCGGGACGGTGGAAAGGAGCGGGCCGGCTTCGGCAAAGGCACCGGAGCGCCCGCGAAGAGCGAGCCAAAGAAAGAGGGCAAGAGGAAGAGCGAAGCCAAGAAGAACTGCCACGAGAAAGCGGCCGATGCCGGCAAGCAG GTGAAGACCCAGTCTGAAATGAGGAAGACTCCAGTGTCGGAAGCGAGGAAAACGCCCGTCACCCAGACTCAGACGACCTGTTCGTCACAGTTCATCCCCATACATCACCCAGGCGCTTTCCCGCCCCTCCCCAGCAGACCAG GGTTCCCCCCACCAGCATACGTGATCCCACCCCCTGTCGCTTTCTCCATGAACCCCGGCTTCACCTTCCCCGCTGGCGTGTCTGTTCCCACACCCTTCCTACAACCAGCTTCCCACCCTCAGTCTGCCAGCCAGGTGCAGTCGGGGAAGCCCTCGCACATCCCCTACAGCCAGCAGAGGCCCTCTGGGCCAGGGGCCCTCACCCAGGGCCCAgcccaaaccccaccccaaGCCCCGCCCCAGCAGACCCAGCCGCCGCCTACGCAGCCCTCCAAACAAAACCTGCAGCAGACTGTGCAGCTACAGGTGCAGCAATCTCCCACCAAGCAGAGCTCTCAGCTGGGCAAGAGCCCCCCGCACCTCTCCGGCCTGCAGCAG ACCTACATGCCGGTGTCCGAGCCGGCGGGCCAGATGTGGAGCCAGCACCACGCTCCGCCCTCAATGCCCAAGATGCCCATGCCAGTCAAGCAGCCCTTCTTCATGTCTGGCCCAGACCACATGAAGCTCTTTGACCACTCGATGCCTACAGCAGTGCCCATGCAGGCTCCGCAGGCCACCATGGACAAGAAACTCAATTTTCCAGAGGTCAAAATGCAGGATTTCTACTGGGAGGCGCCGTACCGTATGGGCGAGGGCAGGGGAGGCATGAATGAGAGGATGGCCAAACATCAGCCTGCTGTGTTCTGCCCCGACCAGGAGACCACGCCCAGAGGCCCCCCCTATGAG TTATCAAACCAGTCTAGGCTGGACAGTGAGGTGATGGGTCAGCCTTCCCTGCACCATCGCTCTGTTTTTCCGGTGCAG GACAGTGCCTACCAAAACAACAGCATCTTCAGCGAGGCTTACGGCAAAAACATGGCCCCCGCTGCCAAGCCGGACGTTCCCATGATGCACCAGGAACCTTCGCTATACTCCCTGTTTGAAGGGACACCCTGGTCTCCCTCACTCCCAGCCACCTCAG ACCACTCGACCCCAGCCAGCCAGTCACCGCACTCGTCCAACCCGAGCAGTCTGCCGTCGTCTCCGCCCACCCACAGCCACGGCACTCTGCCCTTCTCCAACTTCGGCCCTATCGGCACGCCTGACAGCCGTGAGCGACGAGCCGCAGACCGCTGGAAGCCCGAGAAGACTG GTGTGAGTGGTTTTGGGTTAGACTACCTGCCCACTGGCCccacctcctctgctcctgaGACGAGCAGCTGGAACCAGGGCCCCGCCCCCAACAGCTGGGCAGTTCAGGACATACCTATGGAGGACGCCTCCAGCGTTCTCCTCGACAGCTTCAAG TCAATCTGGTCGAGCTCGATGATGCAGCCAGGGCCGTCTGCACTGGAGCAGCTCCTCAtgcagcagaaacagaagcagcaaCGCGGCCACAGGGCCATGAACCCGCCGCACTGA
- the smg7 gene encoding protein SMG7 isoform X1, producing MNLCAQYLRQAETLKADMTDSKLGAAEVWTSRQALQDLYQKMLVTDLEYALDKKVEQDLWNHAFKNQITTLQSQAKNRANPNRSEVQANLSLFLEAASGFYTQLLQELCTVFNVDLPCRVKSSQLGIISNKQSSTSAIVKPQPSSCSYICQHCLVHLGDIARYRNQTSQAESYYRHAAQLVPSNGQPYNQLAILASSKGDHLTTIFYYCRSIAVKFPFPAASTNLQKALSKALESRDEIKTKWTVSDFIKAFIKFHGHVYLSKSLEKLSALREKLEEQFQRLILQKAFSSQQLVHITVINLFELHHLRDFSNEPDGQSISSDEQISWLQLLGLFMSFLGGMCSRALLNKNQEETRGECPLPAIKVSLDWLRLRPGVFTESAVDQRQYIWPWLVSVLNSFQPKEEDVSNPSATPLPEEFELQGFLALRPALRLLDFSMGHQGIVVGKESLTVLARHQRLINLGKWVADNQPGLIQCRFSDGLIVFLTDIPELVVEEPQEKDPAVLQESSNGEQNPHEGSLGLKSVLSMGKSQNSSMDAGERPVVTFKENIKPREQSREHSRGQPQRDGGKERAGFGKGTGAPAKSEPKKEGKRKSEAKKNCHEKAADAGKQVKTQSEMRKTPVSEARKTPVTQTQTTCSSQFIPIHHPGAFPPLPSRPGFPPPAYVIPPPVAFSMNPGFTFPAGVSVPTPFLQPASHPQSASQVQSGKPSHIPYSQQRPSGPGALTQGPAQTPPQAPPQQTQPPPTQPSKQNLQQTVQLQVQQSPTKQSSQLGKSPPHLSGLQQTYMPVSEPAGQMWSQHHAPPSMPKMPMPVKQPFFMSGPDHMKLFDHSMPTAVPMQAPQATMDKKLNFPEVKMQDFYWEAPYRMGEGRGGMNERMAKHQPAVFCPDQETTPRGPPYEDNKSSPLLPPDLLKTLADFEEEEELGFSRSHDFYQALAGPLNSASGRNLFLSNQSRLDSEVMGQPSLHHRSVFPVQDSAYQNNSIFSEAYGKNMAPAAKPDVPMMHQEPSLYSLFEGTPWSPSLPATSDHSTPASQSPHSSNPSSLPSSPPTHSHGTLPFSNFGPIGTPDSRERRAADRWKPEKTGVSGFGLDYLPTGPTSSAPETSSWNQGPAPNSWAVQDIPMEDASSVLLDSFKSIWSSSMMQPGPSALEQLLMQQKQKQQRGHRAMNPPH from the exons ATGAACCTCTGCGCTCAGTATTTACG GCAGGCGGAGACCCTGAAGGCTGATATGACAG ATTCTAAGCTAGGTGCTGCAGAGGTCTGGACATCACGACAGGCTCTTCAGGACCTGTACCAGAAAATGCTGGTGACAGACCTGGAGTATGCTTTGGACAAGAAAGTTGAACAAGACct CTGGAAccatgcttttaaaaatcagatAACAACACTACAGAGCCAGGCCAAGAACAGGGCTAACCCCAACCGAAGTGAAGTCCAGGCTaacctctctctgttcctcgAGGCAGCCAGTGGATTCTACACTCAG TTACTGCAAGAGCTGTGTACAGTGTTCAATGTGGATTTGCCTTGTCGTGTGAAGTCATCTCAGCTTGGCATCATTAGCAATAAACAGAGCAGCACCAGTGCCATAGTCAAGCCCCAGCCCAGTTCATGCTCCTATATCTGCCAGCACTGTCTTGTCCACCTGGGGGACATTG CACGTTATCGCAACCAGACCAGCCAAGCGGAGTCTTATTACAGGCATGCAGCTCAGCTCGTCCCCTCAAACG GTCAACCCTACAACCAGCTGGCCATCTTGGCCTCCTCCAAAGGAGACCATCTCACCACAATCTTCTACTACTGCAGAAGCATCGCTGTCAAGTTTCCTTTTCCAGCTGCCTCCACTAACCTACAGAAAGCTCTCTCCAAGGCCCTTGAGAG CCGTGATGAGATCAAAACGAAATGGACCGTGTCGGATTTCATTAAGGCCTTCATCAAGTTCCATGGTCATGTTTACCTCAGCAAAAGCCTGGAGAAGCTGAGCGCCCTGCGTgagaagctggaggagcagTTTCAG AGGCTGATTCTGCAAAAAGCCTTCAGCTCTCAACAGCTGGTCCACATCACAGTCATCAACCTGTTTGAGCTCCACCATCTTCGGGATTTCAGCAACGAGCCTGATGGCCAGAGCATCAGCTCAGACGAGCAGATCAGTTGGCTGCAGCTCCTTGGTCTCTTCA TGTCCTTCCTGGGTGGGATGTGTAGCCGAGCCTTACTGAATAAGAACCAAGAGGAGACCAGGGGGGAGTGTCCCCTCCCTGCCATCAAAGTGTCCCTGGACTGGCTGAGGTTACGACCTGGGGTCTTCACCGAGAGCGCTGTTGACCAGAGACAGTA TATTTGGCCGTGGCTGGTGTCCGTTCTAAACAGCTTCCAGCCCAAGGAGGAAGATGTGTCAAATCCATCAG CGACTCCACTCCCAGAAGAGTTTGAGCTCCAGGGCTTTCTGGCACTCCGGCCAGCCTTGAG GTTGCTGGACTTTTCCATGGGTCACCAGGGCATTGTGGTGGGCAAGGAAAGCCTCACTGTCCTCGCTCGTCACCAGAGGCTGATCAACTTGGGCAAGTGGGTGGCAGACAACCAGCCTGG TCTCATCCAGTGTCGCTTCAGTGACGGCCTGATCGTCTTCCTCACCGACATCCCTGAGCTGGTGGTGGAGGAGCCGCAAGAGAAGGACCCCGCCGTGCTGCAAGAGTCGTCCAATGGTGAGCAGAACCCCCACGAGGGCTCTCTGGGCCTTAAGTCCGTGCTTTCCATGGGGAAGAGCCAGAACAGCAGCATGGATGCGGGCGAGAGGCCCGTGGTCACCTTTAAGGAGAACATCAAGCCCCGCGAACAAAGCCGAGAACACAGCCGCGGCCAGCCTCAGCGGGACGGTGGAAAGGAGCGGGCCGGCTTCGGCAAAGGCACCGGAGCGCCCGCGAAGAGCGAGCCAAAGAAAGAGGGCAAGAGGAAGAGCGAAGCCAAGAAGAACTGCCACGAGAAAGCGGCCGATGCCGGCAAGCAG GTGAAGACCCAGTCTGAAATGAGGAAGACTCCAGTGTCGGAAGCGAGGAAAACGCCCGTCACCCAGACTCAGACGACCTGTTCGTCACAGTTCATCCCCATACATCACCCAGGCGCTTTCCCGCCCCTCCCCAGCAGACCAG GGTTCCCCCCACCAGCATACGTGATCCCACCCCCTGTCGCTTTCTCCATGAACCCCGGCTTCACCTTCCCCGCTGGCGTGTCTGTTCCCACACCCTTCCTACAACCAGCTTCCCACCCTCAGTCTGCCAGCCAGGTGCAGTCGGGGAAGCCCTCGCACATCCCCTACAGCCAGCAGAGGCCCTCTGGGCCAGGGGCCCTCACCCAGGGCCCAgcccaaaccccaccccaaGCCCCGCCCCAGCAGACCCAGCCGCCGCCTACGCAGCCCTCCAAACAAAACCTGCAGCAGACTGTGCAGCTACAGGTGCAGCAATCTCCCACCAAGCAGAGCTCTCAGCTGGGCAAGAGCCCCCCGCACCTCTCCGGCCTGCAGCAG ACCTACATGCCGGTGTCCGAGCCGGCGGGCCAGATGTGGAGCCAGCACCACGCTCCGCCCTCAATGCCCAAGATGCCCATGCCAGTCAAGCAGCCCTTCTTCATGTCTGGCCCAGACCACATGAAGCTCTTTGACCACTCGATGCCTACAGCAGTGCCCATGCAGGCTCCGCAGGCCACCATGGACAAGAAACTCAATTTTCCAGAGGTCAAAATGCAGGATTTCTACTGGGAGGCGCCGTACCGTATGGGCGAGGGCAGGGGAGGCATGAATGAGAGGATGGCCAAACATCAGCCTGCTGTGTTCTGCCCCGACCAGGAGACCACGCCCAGAGGCCCCCCCTATGAG GACAACAAGagctctcctcttcttcctccagaCCTGTTAAAAACTCTGGCAGActttgaggaggaggaggagctgggctTTTCTAGGTCTCATGATTTCTACCAGGCCTTGGCCGGCCCTCTTAACTCTGCTTCTGGAAGGAACCTGTTT TTATCAAACCAGTCTAGGCTGGACAGTGAGGTGATGGGTCAGCCTTCCCTGCACCATCGCTCTGTTTTTCCGGTGCAG GACAGTGCCTACCAAAACAACAGCATCTTCAGCGAGGCTTACGGCAAAAACATGGCCCCCGCTGCCAAGCCGGACGTTCCCATGATGCACCAGGAACCTTCGCTATACTCCCTGTTTGAAGGGACACCCTGGTCTCCCTCACTCCCAGCCACCTCAG ACCACTCGACCCCAGCCAGCCAGTCACCGCACTCGTCCAACCCGAGCAGTCTGCCGTCGTCTCCGCCCACCCACAGCCACGGCACTCTGCCCTTCTCCAACTTCGGCCCTATCGGCACGCCTGACAGCCGTGAGCGACGAGCCGCAGACCGCTGGAAGCCCGAGAAGACTG GTGTGAGTGGTTTTGGGTTAGACTACCTGCCCACTGGCCccacctcctctgctcctgaGACGAGCAGCTGGAACCAGGGCCCCGCCCCCAACAGCTGGGCAGTTCAGGACATACCTATGGAGGACGCCTCCAGCGTTCTCCTCGACAGCTTCAAG TCAATCTGGTCGAGCTCGATGATGCAGCCAGGGCCGTCTGCACTGGAGCAGCTCCTCAtgcagcagaaacagaagcagcaaCGCGGCCACAGGGCCATGAACCCGCCGCACTGA
- the nmnat2 gene encoding nicotinamide/nicotinic acid mononucleotide adenylyltransferase 2 has product MTETTKTHVILLSCGSFNPITKGHIHMFEKAREYLHKTGRFIVIGGIISPVHDSYGKPGLVPSRHRLNMCQLAVQSSDWIRVDPWECYQDTWQTTCSVLEHHRDLMKRVTGCILSNVNSPSTTPVIGQPQNTTSAICQNRNTVDKPTAIKLWGKMSESLGKICCVRPPAERFTFVDENANLGTAVRYEEIELRILLLCGSDLLESFCIPGLWNESDMEVIVGDFGIVVVPRDRADTERIMNHSSILRKYKDNIIVVKDDLNHPMSVVSSTKSRLALQHGDGHVVEYLCQPVIDYILQTQLYINASG; this is encoded by the exons ATGACAGAGACCACCAAAACGCACGTTATTTTGCTGTCATGTGGAAGTTTTAACCCCATCACAAAGGGACACATTCATATGTTCG AAAAAGCCAGAGAGTATCTACATAAGACAGGGCGATTCATTGTGATTGGTGGGATCATCTCACCCGTACACGACTCCTATGGCAAACCA GGTCTTGTGCCTAGCAGACACCGCCTCAACATGTGTCAGTTGGCAGTGCAGTCCTCTGATTGGATCAG gGTGGACCCATGGGAGTGTTATCAGGACACCTGGCAGACAACCTGCAGTGTGCTGGAACATCACCGAGATCTCATGAAG agagtgacaggATGTATTCTTTCAAACGTGAACTCTCCCTCCACGACTCCTGTCATTGGCCAGCCCCAGAACACCACTTCTGCTATCTGTCAGAACCGCAACACAGTGGACAAGCCCACAGCCA TTAAGCTCTGGGGCAAGATGAGTGAGAGTCTGGGCAAAATCTGCTGCGTTCGCCCCCCTGCGGAGCGCTTCACTTTTGTTG ATGAGAACGCCAACCTCGGCACTGCAGTGCGCTATGAGGAGATTG aGTTGCGCATCCTGCTCCTGTGTGGCAGTGATCTGTTAGAGTCTTTCTGCATTCCAGGTCTGTGGAATGAAAGTGAT aTGGAGGTGATTGTGGGGGATTTTGGAATAGTGGTGGTTCCACGAGACAGAGCCGACACAGAACGGATAATGAATCACTCCTCTATCCTCCGCAAGTACAAG GACAACATCATCGTAGTGAAGGATGATCTCAACCATCCAATGTCAGTTGTCAGTTCAACAAAGAGCAG ACTGGCTCTCCAGCATGGAGACGGCCATGTGGTGGAATACCTGTGTCAGCCTGTGATTGACTACATCTTGCAGACTCAGCTCTACATCAACGCCTCCGGATAG